In Actinomadura luteofluorescens, the sequence TCCCGTTCACCGGCCCCATTGGGCGGCGCCCCGCCCACTCCGCTCCGGACGCTCGGGTTCCAATCCAACCAGCGGCTGCCTCAGGAAGGACCTCATGCACAGCACGTTGACCGTGATCTACACCAGCAGATTGGAAGAGTGCCGCGCGTTCTACGCCGGGCTCGGCCTGGACCTGCGCCCCGAGCGACACGGCACCGGGCCGGACCACTTCGCCGCCGTCCTGGACGACGGCACGGTGTTCGAGCTGTACCCGGCAGGCGCACACGAGCCGACCGGCCGCGTGCGGCTCGGGTTCGGCGCCGACGCCGGCGTCACCGGTTTGGATCCGGGCCGGCATCTGCTGCACGACCCGGACGGCCGTTCCATCGAGATGACCATTAAGGAGGCCGTCGTGACCCCGAGTACAGGCCCGCGCAGAGATTGAAGCCGTGTTCGGCGAAGTGGGCCGCTGCGGCGGCGGACCGGACGGAGTCAGGGGGAAGGGTCACCGACCACGTCGGCTACGACAAGCACTACGCGTCCGGCCGGGGCAGCGGCAACAGCCGCGACGGAACACGGGTTAAAGAGGTCCTAACAGAATCAGCGGACGAGGCGTCGCCAGCAGAGGATGGCGGCGGCGAGGGTCATGAAGGCTTCATGGATGTCGTCGCGGATCTCCCAGCGGATGCGTAAGCGGCGGAACCAGTGCAGGAGGGCGATCGTGCGCTCGACGGCGTAGCGGTGGACGCACAGCCCCGAGCCGTGCGGGCTGCCGCGGTGGACGATGACCGGTTCGACGCCCTTGCTCCAGACCAGGCGGTGGTGCTTGTCGTGGTCGTGGCCGCGGTCGGCCAGCAGCCGCTCGGGTCTTCGGCGGGGCCCTTCGACCCGGCCTCGGACGGGCGGCACCTTGCCCGCTCGCCGAGGCAGCCGGCAAGCCCTCGACATGCACCCAGGTCGGCAACCCCAACACCCACCCCGCCTCCGCCTACGCGATCGACGGGACCCTCGCCGCCCTCAGCGGGAATCGAGGAAGCGGACCCGCAGGGCACCGGGCTCGGCTTGCCCATCGCCCTAGAGGTCGCCTGGTTCTACGACGGTTTGCTGACGATTTCAGACGGCCGCAAGATGCCCGGTTCGTTCTGCGCCTGCCCTGAACGGCGAACCGTCCAGCGACGACACTCCGAGCTGACGGTTTCCATGATCCGCCAACACCTGCGGCGCCCCTCCGCCCGGCGGAGGGGGCCGCAGCAGCCTTCAATTGGAGCGGCGGGCGGTGGCCAGGGCGGCGGCAGTCAGGGGGGAGAGGGCCGTGACCGCCAGGATGGGGGAGGGGCTCCGTGACTCCGCGAGCGCCCCGGCGAGAGCCGAGCCGACCCCGCCGCCGACGAAGAACGTCAGGTTGAGCAGGCCCATGCCCGCGCCGCGCAGCGGCATCGGGAGTCGTGCCGACACCTCACCGGTGATCACGACCTGGGTGACGGCGAACGCTGCGAGGCAGAGCGACGCCGCGACGACCGGCGGCCAGGGGCCGCCCTCACCTGTGGAAGCCGCGGCCAGTGCGGCGGCCGCGGCGAGCGCGGTGCCGGCCAGCAGCAGGCGGCCGCCCCGCGCGCCGAGAGAGCCGGCGCGCCGGGCCAGTGCCGCGCCGACCACGGCGCCCGGCAGCAGCGCGGCACCGATCTTGAGGACGTTCCAGCCGTGCTCCCCAGCAAGGACCTGTGGGACCACGTACATCGCGGCGAAGAGCCCGCCGAACACCCCGGCCCCGATCACCGCCGAGACCCGGTAGCCCGTCTCGCCGAGCACCGGGTGCGGGACGAACCCGTCCGGCCGCCGCGCCACCCGCCATGCCAGCGCCCCGCCGGAGAGGACGAGCGCCGCCGCGAGCGCGGCGACGACCGCGCCGCCAAGGTCGAGCGTCCTGGCCTGGATGAGCACGAGCATCGCGCTCACGGCCGCGGTCAGCGCGGCGGCCCCCGCGACATCGACGAAACGGCGCGACCCCGGCCGCCGCGCCAGCCCGAGGCAGAACGGGACGGCCGCCACCGACAGCACAGGAAGCACGACGGTGACACGCCAGCTCAGCCAGGTCGTCACCGCGCCCCCGGCCAGTGTCGCCGCGGAGGCGAACACCGCCATGACCGCGCCGTATCCGGCGAGCACCCTCGGACGATCGGCGGGCTCCACACCGGCGAGCAGCGCGGCGCCCACCGCCGCCGTCCCCCCGGACCCCGCCGCCAGGACGAGCCGTCCGGCCACCAGGACGCCGAGGCTCGGCGCCGCGGCGCACACGACCGCCCCGGCGGCCAGCACCGCCGCCGCGATCAGCAGCGTGGCCCGCGCGCCCCACCCATCTGCCAGACGGCCGAAGACGGCGGTGCCGACGCCGAGCGCCAGCGCGTGCGCCGTCAGCACCCATGCGACCTCCGCGGGCCCGGCGTGCAGCTCCCTGGCGATCTCCGGGAGGGCCACGGCCGCCGCCGTCACGCCGAACACCGACGGCCCGAACAGCGCGCCGAGCCGCAGCGCCGTCGGCACCGGGCCCATGCGCGGCGCCGCGACCCCGGCCTCCGCGGTCGCGGTCACCGGTCGCCCCGCAGCGACGACCAGCGCTCGTCGTCCACGAAGTGCACGTCGTAGCGGTCCTGCTCGGCCCGCAGTCCCTCGAACGGCTCCAGCCCGTGCTGGACGCGGGCCAGCCGCCGAAAGTAGCCGAAGCGCTCGACCCCGGGCGCGAGGACGGCCAGCAGGTCGGCGCCCGTGCCGGCCGCCGCGCCGAAGGCGTGCGGTAGCCGCGGCGGGACGACGACCAACCCGCCCGCCGCGACGGTCTCAACCCGATCGGCGAGGAGGAATTCCATCGTCCCGTCCACGACATAGAACAGCTCGGTGGACAGCGCGTGGTAATGCGGGGCGGCGCCGTCGCGGCCCGGCCCCACCGTGAGCCGGTTGGCGCCGAGCGCGCCCGCGGTCTGGCTCGCGTCGGCGAGCAGGGTGAACGCCCCACCTTCCGGAAGTCCGACGACCTCCGCGGCCTCCGGGATGACGACGAGGGGATGCAACGACCTCACGCTCCTGTCGAATATCGGGTCTTCGTCCGAGCTCCATTCGAGCCGGGGAACAACCCGCGAACCACAGGCGCTTGGGACCCTGAGTCATCACGGATCGAGATGAATCGAGGGGGCCGGTGGAACTGCGCCAGCTGGAGTACTTCGTAGCTGTCGCCGAAGAGGGCGGGTTCGGGGTCGCCGCCGAGCGCATCGGCATCGTCCAGTCGGCGGTGAGCCAGCAGGTCCGCCGGCTCGAACGCGAGCTGGGCGTGCGGCTCTTCGACCGCACCACCCGGCGCGTCCAGCTGTCCGGCGCGGGCGAGCGGCTGCTGCCCGAGGCGCGTGCCGTCCTCGCCGCCCTGCACCGCACACGGCAGGTCGCGGCCGACGTCCGCGCCGGTGTCGACGGCGTCCTGCGCCTGGGCACCGTGCACGGCCCCGGCGACCGGATCTACCGCGTCCTCAGCGAGCTGGCCGCCGTGGCGCCGCGCGTCCAGGTCCGCCCCCGCCGCCTGGCCCTGTCCGACCGGCTGTCCGCGGTCCGCTCCGGCGAACTCGACGCCGCTCTGATCCGCGCGCTCAGCGACGCCCCCGGCCTCGAACTGCTCCCGGTCTGGACGGACCCGTTGTACGTCGCCCTGCCCGCCGGGCACCCCCTGGCGCAGCGCCCCGCACTCGACCTCGCGGATCTGGCGGACCTCCCCCTCCGCCTCGCCCCGCGCGAGGACAACCCGCCCTTCCACGACCTCATCACCAGCGCCTGCCGGACGGCCGGGATCGCGCCACCACTCGGCCCGCCCTTCACCACGTTCCAGGAGACCCTCACCGACATCGGCGTGGGCGACCCGTCCTGGACCGTCTTCTACGAGGTGGCGGGCCTCCCCGAAATCCCCCGCGTCACCGTCCGCCGCCTCACCTCTCCCACGATGACGACCTACCTCGCCGTCCCGCCGGGCCCGCCCGTCCCGGCCGTTCGCCACCTGCTGGAAGGCTTGATCCGGGTCACCTGACGAAGACCGTGGGCAGCTGGTTCGGCTTGGCAGAGGAAGGAGCCGTACGGGCCGCGCGAAACGGTAGGACGCGAAGAGGTGTTTCCAGGTGGCGCTGATGTCGCGGGCGACGTGCTCGGGAGATCGATGAGCATCTCTGCGAAAAGGGGTGGCCCTGGCGTCGGTTCTGGTCACGGCATATCAGCGGCTGTTCTCCGAGCCTGCGTCACCAAGCCCCCTCCGCGAAGGCTTCGTTACGTAGCGGGAAGTGATTTCCTGGTGTCAGATCTGACACGGCCACCAGCAGCGCGGCCTGAGCCGCGGGCTTCCTCCGCCGCGAGCTCGAATCCGCGCCCCGTCCTCGCCTCGTCCACGCCGTTTCAACGCCTCGGCCGCTTCTGGCGTTCACCCGCCCGCCTGTGGTGACCGCGCCGGATCCGGCCACCCGGGTCCTTGTCGCCCTTGGCCTGGTTGACGTTGTCGGTGACCGTCCACAGCTGCGAGGAGGTCAGGTCGTGGGCGAACTGGCGGCGCCGGGCGGTGGTCCAGGCGTTGGCGCCCGAGCGCCAGGCTTGGGCGAGTGGGACCACGTGGTCGATGTCCAGATCGTCGCGCTGGGTCCAGGTCGCCCCGTCATAGGGGCTGGTCCGGGTCCCCGAGACGGCCTGGTACTGGTCGTTGGTCTGGACGTTTTCGCCGTCGCGTTCCAGGACGGTCTCGCGGGTGTTGCACGTTCCGGAGATGGCGCTCGACGCCGCGCATGACCTGGCGCGCTTCAAGCAGGTTCAGACGTTGCTGCGCCGCTGGCGGCTGCGGGCCATCGCCTATGCCCGTCCCGATTACGAAGAGGCTGTGCAGGACCCTCTTGAGGGCCGAGAGGACACGTTCGTCCGCTACACGAAGTGGACCTGGAGCGGGGTGTGCGGCTACTCGAAACCCGCACCAAGGACCCCGCCCTCAACGACACCACCCGCTGGGTACTGAACACGACCAAGATGGCCGTGGAGCGGGCCGCTCGGGTGCCCCGTCATCGCGAGCTCGTCCACACGCCCGTCGTGACCGCCCCTGGGCACGCCTGCAGATCGCCACGATGGGCGGAGGACGCTGTCGGCGGCCTCCTCCACGGCGCTTCTGTAGGGCGTCGGCCTCGACGAAGACCGGGGCGGCGGGCACGCGGCATGGAACGAAGGTGGACTGGATGACCGAGGTCAAGCAGGTGCTCCAGCAGCAACTGTCGACCGCTTGGACGCTCTTCGAATACCACGCGCCGCAGTGGCACGAGGACGACCTGTTGTGGGAACCGGCACTGTCGCACTGGACCATGCACCAGGTCGAGGGCGGTTGGGCCTCCGACTTCTCCGACGTCGAGCCCACTCCCGTCCCGGCCCCCACGATCGCCTGGCTGACCTGGCACATCGGCTGGTGGTGGACCACGGCGCTCGCTCATCTGAAGCAGACCGACATCCCGGCACGCGAAGAGATCGAGTGGCCGGGCACCTGCACCTCGATCACCGAATGGCTGGGCGACATCCACGAGGCATGGCGGACGGCGCTGGCGGCCACCGACCGCCTCGACGAACGATCGGCGTTCCCCTGGCCCGAGGAGGCGGGCCACACCGTCGCCGACATGTGCGCATGGGTGAACATAGAGCTCATGAAGAACGTCTCCGAGATCGGCCAGCTCCTTATCCTGCGACGCGCACGGCATTGACCGGCGCACCGTCCACCTTGCCGACCACTCGATACGGCGAGGACGGGAGCCGGGCCGGGTGCTGATCCGGTTGCGTGCATCACTGAGGGGCGGTGAAGTCTGGACGCCTCACCGGGCCGCACGGCGCCCCCTGTCCTGCTGCGGGTCAAATCGGCGCGAATACGGCGAGCCCGCGTGGTCACCGGGTGCGGGGCGGCTGGGATCGTTCACTGGCAAGAACCGGACCGTCTTCATAGGTGTAACCCCGCGGTGAGCAGCTGGTCTGATCCGGTGCGGGTCAGTGGGGCAGGCCCATGCGGGCGGCCAGGCCGCGCAGTTCGCGGCCGCCGGCGTCGGTGAAGGCGAGACTGGTCCGGGCAGGGATGCCGTACTGATCAACGCGGCCGCCGCGATCGCCGCCTACCGCGGGCTGGACGGCGATGTGCGCGCCCGCATGGCCTCCGGCCTTAGGGGGCGGCAGCGGTCATCGACTCCGGCGCCGCCGAGAAGACGCTGGACCGGTGGGCTCAGGCCGCCGCCCAGCAGAACGGCCTCCCATCTCAGTCCGTTGACCGGGCCATCCCCTGACCGACCCGCCATGCCGGTGCCGGCGGCGGTAGTACTCGCCCGACGCTGCAGCCTAAGGGTGCTCCGAAGCGTCCCTTTGGAGCGACCAGAGCAGGGCGATGACCGTGTTCTCCAAGCGCTCGACGCTCTGCAATGCTTCCTTCAACGCCGCGAAAGGGTCGGCGACATCCCTGTTGGTCAGGGCTTCTTCCAACTCCAGTCGTAGCGCGGCAAGCGGTGTGCGCATCTCGTGCGAGGCCTGGACGGCGAATCGGCGCCGCCTTTCGGCCGGCGCCTCGCCGTTGAACCGGGCGCGCCGGTCGGCGTCGAAGCTCTTGCATACCTCGGTCGTCCTGGCCGAGATGAACTCGATGTCCTGGCGCATTGTGCGCGTCCTTTCGCTGGTGCGACGGGTGTACGCCGCTGCCTTATGGAGGGCCGGGGGAGTCACCGGGGGTGAAGACGCCGCTGAGGGCGGCGGCGTACGCGGCCGCGGCGGCGCTCTCGGCGATCTCGTCGTCCACCGGCCCGCGGGCGACGAGCAGGCGGTAGTAGAGGGGGGCGCCGACGGCGCTGGTGACCGCGATGCCGTCGGTCCCCGGCGGCAGTTCGCCGCGTCCCACGGCCCGTTCGACGATCCGGGACGCGAGGCGGTTGCGCTCGGCGATCACCGTCGCCCAGGCGGTGGACGCCTCGGGAGACCGGACGGCGGCGGCCACGACGCCCTCGACGAGCGCCCGGGTCCTGGGCTGCCGGTACAGCGCGGCGATGTCCAGAGCGAGCGCCCGGAGGTCGTCCTTCAGCGAGCCGGTGTCGGGTATCGGGATCTCGGTCTTGCCCATTTCGCCCAGCAGGTCGACGACGAGTCCCTCGACCGTCCGCCATCGCCGGTACAGCGTGGCCAGATGCACGCCCGAACGCTCGGCCACCTTCTCCAGGGTGAGCCCGGCGTAGCCGCCGGCCTCCAGTTCCTCCCGGGTCGCGGCCAGCACCGCCGCACGGGTGCGCGCCGTCCGGCCGCCGGGGCGTACGGCCCCCGTCGCGTGCGGCTTCGCGTCCATCCGAGACGCCCCTTCCTATGGGTTGTGTCACAGGATAACGCGAAATCGTTCGCATTAACAGTCGAGGCGAGGCAGGCGCCGGCGGTGACCAGGGAGCCATGGGAGCCAAGTTCGGGAGCCACCGCCCGCAGGTCAGAGCGTTGTCCATAGCCTGACATCGTGTGTCCCGATGACCGCGTCCCGGGAGCCGGCCGGGGAGCCAATCCGTACGCTCCGCGGATTCCCGGAGCGCTCACCCAGACGGTTGATCATGGTGCCTGCGTCGCCCTGGTCGGCTGAGTTCGGCAACGGAAGCCCTACCGGCCTCCTTGAGATTCTCGTTGGCCCGCTTACAGTCAGCGTTCTCGGGCACGCAACTGCTTCAGTTGCTGGCGCTTGACCGAGGAGCGCGATGACGGGGTCATGGGCAAAGCGACCGCTGACAGCGTCGGCCCCGGTCTCGATGGCCGCTGCCCTGGCCGACAGCTACAGTCCTGCAGAGTTCGTCGTGCTTGACGACGCCTTCCGCGGCGGTGATGCGTGCGGCGATGGTCCTGGAGGTGACGTCCGGGAGCCGACGGGACCGCAAGGGCGCCGAACGCGATCGCGGACCCAAGCGGCGCGGCTACGCAGCCGCCGATATCCCGCTGTACCTGCTCATCGACCGGTTGGAAGGAAAGGCCACGATCTTCTTCGAGCCGCGCGGGGACGACTACGCCCACATCGTCTCGGTCGCCTTGGGGGAGGACCTCCCCATCCCCGCCCCGCTCGAAGGCGTGCTGCCCACCCGCGATTTCTGATCGCTCACGCCCCGGTGCATGAAGCCCTGCGCTGAGGGCGTCCGGCTGGTGGGCGGCTTCTTCTTCGTGGACGTTGGGCAGGAAGCCTTTCAGCTGATCGCTTACCGAGGATTGCCGCCGCGGTTGAGGCGGTACCGGCCACGGTGATGCCGCTGTCGGTTGGCAGCGGTGCGGCTCTAGCCATATGGCAAAGCCGGCCATGCTGCACAGCCGGTGCGGGTTGTCGCCCGGAGCAAACAAGCGTGGCCACGCCCGGCCCGATGCCGTCCAACTTTACGGGTTCCGGCCGGACTGGTCGTCTACCGGCCGGGCGTACCACCAGCAGCCGGCCGAGAGCGATCGGCACGAGATTCCGTTCGCCTCGTGGAGGACTTCATCGAAGCCTTTGGGCCCACTCGATGCCAGTCGGGGACCCATCGGCCTCCGCCCCGGGGCCGTGCTCGGGCTTCGTTGCTGGGCAGAGTGCCTGCCGCCCCGACCATGGGTGCCGAGGACGGCGTTATCATTATCGATAATGATAATGTGGTCGGGTGAGAGATTCCAGGGAGCGCTGGGCGGAGCTGGCCCTGCATCCGGTGCGGATACGGGTTCTGCGGGTGGTCGGCGGCGGGCGCCGTAGCACGCGTGAGATCGCCGGTCGGCTGCCGGACGTGCCGCAGGCGACGCTCTACCGGCACCTGGCCGCGCTCGCCAAGGGCGGCCTGCTCGAGGTGGTCGAAGAGCGCAGGGTCGGCGGGACGAACGAGCGTGTCTACGCGCTGCCGCCCGGTGGGGCGGTTCTCAGTGGTGAGGCGCTGGCCACGGCGACGGCTGAGGACCACGGGCGTTACTTCACCGCCTTCGTCTCCAGCCTGCTCGCCGAGTTCTCCCGCTACCTGGCGCGCGAGCAGATCGATCTGGCTGCCGATGGCGTCGGCTACCAGCAGTCGGTGCTGCATCTGGACGATGAGGAGTTCGCCGACTTCGCCCGAGGTTTCACCGAACTCGTCCGGCCACTGCTCGGCAACGAGCCGAGGGAGGGGCGGACGGCGCGGCTGCTCGCGACCGTGCTCATGCCCGTGGACCCTCCGTCCACGCAGAAGGGCGGCGAACCATCCCCAACGGAGAGGACTTGACATGGCGAAAGTGGCGGTGGCCGAGGACACGGTCGCGATCGCGTTCAACGCCTGGGAGCGGATCTGGACCAGGCGCTCGGAGGTGAGCGTCCCCCTTGCCGGGATCGTCCGGGTCGCCTGCGTCGATGCGCCCCTGCGGGTCGCGCGCGGGGGGCACCGCGGGCTCGTCGTCTCGGGCCTTACCAAGATCGGAGTTTGGGGTGTGCTGCGCGGTCCGCGCCAGCTGGTGTCGGTGCGGCGTGGGCCCGGCCTGCACCTGACACTGAACCGCGGGGTCACCGGGGACGACTTCGACGAGATCGTGGTCTCCCACCCGAACGCCGCGCGGCTCACCGAGCGCATCCGGCAGGCTGCTGGGGCGCGGACGTGACCGGCGGGGAGCTCCGCGTCGAGGTGAGGGACCTGACCAAGCGCTTCGGTGACGTCATCGCCGTGGACGGCCTCGGCTTCGCCGTGGAGCCCGGCCGGATCACCGGATTCCTCGGGCCCAACGGCGCCGGCAAGACGACGACGATGCGCATGATGATCGGTCACATCGCCCCCACCTCGGGCTCGGTCACCATCGGCGGGAAGAGGTACCACGAGCTCGCCAACCCCTCGTCCACCGTCGGCGCCGTCTTCGACGCCGCCTCCTTCCACCCGGATCATTCGGCCCGCGCCCATCTGCGCGTGTACGCCGCGATGGGCGGCCACCCCGATGAACGCGTCGACGAACTGCTGGCGTTGCTGGACCTCACCGGAGTCGCCCATCGCAGGACACGTGGTTTTTCCACCGGCATGCGCCAGCGGCTCAACCTGGCGACCGCGCTGCTGGGCGACCCCCGGGTGCTGCTGCTGGACGAGCCGACCAA encodes:
- a CDS encoding GmrSD restriction endonuclease domain-containing protein; the encoded protein is MKRARSCAASSAISGTCNTRETVLERDGENVQTNDQYQAVSGTRTSPYDGATWTQRDDLDIDHVVPLAQAWRSGANAWTTARRRQFAHDLTSSQLWTVTDNVNQAKGDKDPGGRIRRGHHRRAGERQKRPRR
- a CDS encoding MFS transporter, with protein sequence MTATAEAGVAAPRMGPVPTALRLGALFGPSVFGVTAAAVALPEIARELHAGPAEVAWVLTAHALALGVGTAVFGRLADGWGARATLLIAAAVLAAGAVVCAAAPSLGVLVAGRLVLAAGSGGTAAVGAALLAGVEPADRPRVLAGYGAVMAVFASAATLAGGAVTTWLSWRVTVVLPVLSVAAVPFCLGLARRPGSRRFVDVAGAAALTAAVSAMLVLIQARTLDLGGAVVAALAAALVLSGGALAWRVARRPDGFVPHPVLGETGYRVSAVIGAGVFGGLFAAMYVVPQVLAGEHGWNVLKIGAALLPGAVVGAALARRAGSLGARGGRLLLAGTALAAAAALAAASTGEGGPWPPVVAASLCLAAFAVTQVVITGEVSARLPMPLRGAGMGLLNLTFFVGGGVGSALAGALAESRSPSPILAVTALSPLTAAALATARRSN
- a CDS encoding ABC transporter ATP-binding protein; the protein is MTGGELRVEVRDLTKRFGDVIAVDGLGFAVEPGRITGFLGPNGAGKTTTMRMMIGHIAPTSGSVTIGGKRYHELANPSSTVGAVFDAASFHPDHSARAHLRVYAAMGGHPDERVDELLALLDLTGVAHRRTRGFSTGMRQRLNLATALLGDPRVLLLDEPTNGLDPAGTARLRSFLRDLAGEGRTVLVSSHVLGEIQQVVDDVVVIRQGRLVAAGPLAELSGPAPAILVRSPDADALAQALSRNPPAGFTPRLERVDPEQLRVWGLNAAQVADLAAAHRVRVHGLTTERPDLERLFLDLTGSAR
- a CDS encoding Uma2 family endonuclease, whose product is MTTPSAAVMRAAMVLEVTSGSRRDRKGAERDRGPKRRGYAAADIPLYLLIDRLEGKATIFFEPRGDDYAHIVSVALGEDLPIPAPLEGVLPTRDF
- a CDS encoding HAMP domain-containing histidine kinase, which produces MRQDIEFISARTTEVCKSFDADRRARFNGEAPAERRRRFAVQASHEMRTPLAALRLELEEALTNRDVADPFAALKEALQSVERLENTVIALLWSLQRDASEHP
- a CDS encoding DinB family protein, translating into MTEVKQVLQQQLSTAWTLFEYHAPQWHEDDLLWEPALSHWTMHQVEGGWASDFSDVEPTPVPAPTIAWLTWHIGWWWTTALAHLKQTDIPAREEIEWPGTCTSITEWLGDIHEAWRTALAATDRLDERSAFPWPEEAGHTVADMCAWVNIELMKNVSEIGQLLILRRARH
- a CDS encoding TetR/AcrR family transcriptional regulator encodes the protein MDAKPHATGAVRPGGRTARTRAAVLAATREELEAGGYAGLTLEKVAERSGVHLATLYRRWRTVEGLVVDLLGEMGKTEIPIPDTGSLKDDLRALALDIAALYRQPRTRALVEGVVAAAVRSPEASTAWATVIAERNRLASRIVERAVGRGELPPGTDGIAVTSAVGAPLYYRLLVARGPVDDEIAESAAAAAYAAALSGVFTPGDSPGPP
- a CDS encoding glyoxalase/bleomycin resistance/dioxygenase family protein, whose translation is MHSTLTVIYTSRLEECRAFYAGLGLDLRPERHGTGPDHFAAVLDDGTVFELYPAGAHEPTGRVRLGFGADAGVTGLDPGRHLLHDPDGRSIEMTIKEAVVTPSTGPRRD
- a CDS encoding helix-turn-helix domain-containing protein, with protein sequence MRDSRERWAELALHPVRIRVLRVVGGGRRSTREIAGRLPDVPQATLYRHLAALAKGGLLEVVEERRVGGTNERVYALPPGGAVLSGEALATATAEDHGRYFTAFVSSLLAEFSRYLAREQIDLAADGVGYQQSVLHLDDEEFADFARGFTELVRPLLGNEPREGRTARLLATVLMPVDPPSTQKGGEPSPTERT
- a CDS encoding cupin domain-containing protein yields the protein MHPLVVIPEAAEVVGLPEGGAFTLLADASQTAGALGANRLTVGPGRDGAAPHYHALSTELFYVVDGTMEFLLADRVETVAAGGLVVVPPRLPHAFGAAAGTGADLLAVLAPGVERFGYFRRLARVQHGLEPFEGLRAEQDRYDVHFVDDERWSSLRGDR
- a CDS encoding LysR family transcriptional regulator; translation: MELRQLEYFVAVAEEGGFGVAAERIGIVQSAVSQQVRRLERELGVRLFDRTTRRVQLSGAGERLLPEARAVLAALHRTRQVAADVRAGVDGVLRLGTVHGPGDRIYRVLSELAAVAPRVQVRPRRLALSDRLSAVRSGELDAALIRALSDAPGLELLPVWTDPLYVALPAGHPLAQRPALDLADLADLPLRLAPREDNPPFHDLITSACRTAGIAPPLGPPFTTFQETLTDIGVGDPSWTVFYEVAGLPEIPRVTVRRLTSPTMTTYLAVPPGPPVPAVRHLLEGLIRVT